The window TCCGTTTCAGGAGATGTTCGTGTGGTTTCCCCGCGAGCTCACGCTCTGGGCGAGGGCGGACAGGATCAGGCCACGGCCCAGGACGCGAGGGAGACCCGGGCACGCACGGTGGCCTTCGACACGGTCGTCAACCTCACCTCCCTGATCCTCGACTCCTGACCGAACACGAACCCCGCAACCATACCGAGAGCGGGCTGGCAAGGAGGCGCGGGCAGGACCGGACCGCCCACGCGGGAGACCTTCCCGAAGCGGCGGTCGTCCCCTCGTTCATCCGCCGTTCACCGCACAACCATCCGTTCGTCCCGGGTGTCTCACCGTCGAACCTCACCCGCGTACGCGCGCTTCGACACCACTCGTGCTCCCAGGAGGAACCGTGGGCATCCGCAGGCCGGCCCTCGCCACCGCCGCAGCCGCCGCGCTGATCGGCGCGTTCACCGTGCCGCTCGCAGCGGGCACCGCATCCGCGGGGGAGGCGGCCGCCCCGGTGCGCGAGGACTTCAACGGCGACGGTTTCCAGGACCTGGCCGTCGCCGCGCCCGCCGCCACGGTGGGCGGCCACACCTGGGCCGGCTACATAGCGATCAGCTACGGCTCGGCGAACGGCCTCGGCCCGGCCCGTACCACGGTCATCACCCAGGACACCCCCGGTGTGCCCGGTACCTCCGCGGACAACAGCGGCTTCGGCTACGAGTTGTTCCCCCGCGACCTGGACGGCGACGGCGTCACCGACCTCGCTGTCGCCACGCACGAGTACCAGCCGGCCGACAACATCGGCGGTTCGGTGATCATTCTCTGGGGCCGGACCACAGGGTTGTCCGGCACCGGCGCCGTCCGTGTCCCCGCACCCGCCAACGCGTTCGTCGGCGAGGACATCACCGCCGGCGACTTCGACGGCGACGGCCACACGGATCTCTTCCTGAGCGACGCCGAGGACTACGACGTCCGGGCGGTGCTCTACGGTCCGTTCGACCGGGGCGGAGCACCGGCCCGTGAGCAACGGCTGACCGTGTTCAGCACGGACAACACGATCTGCTCCACCGCCGCGGGCGACTTCGACGGCGACGGCATCGACGACCTCGCGACCTTCTACGTCTACGAGGACCACGCCGAGGGCGGCAAGCTGTGGCTCGGCACGGACCACGGCCTGTCCACCGTCCCGCAACGGCTGAACTCCGCGAACGCCGCCGCCGTCGGCGACTTCGACAAGGACGGCTACGCCGATCTCGCCACCCGGGTCTACCCGAACGGCGAGACGTACCTGGAGGAGGACCCCGGGACGATCAAGATCTACTACGGTTCGCCGACCGGGCCCAGCACGACCCGCACGAAGACCATCACCCAGGAGACCCCGGGCGTGCCCGGCGCGAGCGAGAAGGGCGACCAGTTCGGGGGGCGACTGAGCGCGGGCGACGTGAACGGCGACGGATACACGGACCTCGCCGTGGGCGTCCCGGGCGAGGCGATCGGCACGGTGACGAAGGCCGGCTCGGTGGTGCTGCTCGAGGGCGGAAGGAGCGGGCTGACCGGCACGGGCGCGCAGGCGTTCCACCAGAACACCCCGGGTGTGCCGGGGGCGGTGGAGAAGGGCGACGTGTTCGGCGGTTCGGTACGGCTGCTGGACGTCACGGGAGACAGGAAGGCCGACCTGGCCGCGGGCGCTCCGGGCGAGAACCTGGGCACCGTCGTGAACGGCGGTGCTCTGTGGCTGCTGCGCGGCACGGCTTCCGGCCTCACGGCCGCGAAGGCCTTCGCTGAGAACCCGGTGGACCTCCGGGCGCCGTCCGCGAAAGCGGAGTTCGGCGAGAACCTGGGTGGGGACAACGGGCCGGTCCAGCTGATTCCGTAGGGCCGGCGCAGCGAGCGACAGCGGCGGTCCGCTCGGGCGATTCTCCGGTGCCCGGAGCACGCCTCGGTCCGTGACACACGCTACGCGCGTGGTTCCCGTGGTCCGTGGCAGGTGGTAGACACGCAAGGTCACAGTTCCTGTCCGCCAGCAGGAAGGTTGCTGCCGCATGTCCGCAACACGACGTCAGGTCCTCGCCGGAACAGGGGCCTTGGGGGCGGGGATCGCCTTCACCGGTGCCCTGTCCGAGCTGTTCGCGGGTACCGCCGCCGCGCACGGCCTCGGCCACACCGGCTACGGCCCGCTCGTCCCCGATCCGAACGGCCTGCTCGATCTGCCGAAAGGATTCCGCTACCACGTGCTCTCCCGCGAGGGCGACCGGCTCCGCTCGGGAGAGGGCCGCGTCCCCTCCAACCACGACGGCATGGCCGCGTTCGCCGGCGGCGGGGGCCGTACCCACCTCGTCCGCAACCATGAGAACCGCGTCACCGCGGCGATCGCGGTCCCCACGGTCGAAGGTCTCACGTACGACCCGGCCGGCAAGGGCGGCTGTACGGCTCTGACACTCGACGCGGATCGGCGCGTGCTGTCCGAACGGGTCGCCATCGCCGGGACGGCCGTCAACTGCGCCGGTGGACGCACCCCTTGGAACACCTGGCTCACCTGCGAGGAGACCGAGGACCGGGCGGGCACGAACGGCTACACCAAGGACCACGGCTTCATCTTCGAGGTCCATCCCACCGATCCCCTCCGCACCGGCGCCGTACCGCTCACGGCGATGGGCCGCTTCCAGCACGAGGCCATCGCCATCGACCCCCACAAGGGCGTGGTCTACGAGACGGAGGACGCCTTCGAGAAGCCCTTCGGCCTCTTCTACCGCTTCCTCCCCGACAAGCCGCTGGGCGGAGTGGGATCGCTCCGCGCGGGCGGCCGGCTCCAGGCGATGCGGGTGCCCGGCGTTCCGGACCTGTCGACGGTCCAGGAGACCGGCGCGCGCTTCGACGGCATCGAGTGGGTGGACGTACCCGATCCGCTGGCCGCCTCCACCCCCACCCGGTTGCAGGACTACGGCCCCGGGGGCATCACCCACGCGCAGAAACTGGAGGGCTGCTACTGGGGCGGCAGTTGCGTCTACTTCGTGTCGTCCTTCGCCCGCAGCGCGGACGGGTCCACCGCCGACCACTACGGGCAGATCTGGCGCTACGACCCGGCGCGCCGCCGACTGACCCTGGTCGTCGTGTTCGGCCCGGACACCGATGTGCAGCTGCCGGGGGAGTCCCCGGACAATATCTGCCTCGCCCCGGGAGGTGGCCTGATGGTCTGCGAGGACGGCAACGGTGCCCAGCACGTCTTCGGCGTGACCCGCAAGGGCGAGGTGTACGCGATGGCCCGGGGCCGCCAGAACATCGGGACCGCGGACAAGCCCGAGTGGGGCGAGTTCGCCGGCGTCACCTTCGCCCCGGACGGGCGGACGATGTACGTCAACTGCTACACGCCCGGCACCACTTTCGCGGTCACCGGTCCGTGGCGGAGGTAGACGCCGGACAGGGTTCGTGACGGCTCCTCGCGGCGGGGCGTGTGCAACTCGCCCCGCCGCGAAGGAGAGGAGACGAGGCCGGGATCACGTGCTGAGCAACCGCTGCTTCCGCTGCTCGAACTCGGCGTCGGTGAGGACGCCTTGATCGCGCAGTGCCGCCAGCTTGGCGATCTCGTCCGCCGGGGACGGCGGTGCGGCCGGGGCGAAAACGGGCATGGGCGGCGCCGACTTGACGGTGGCACCGGCCTCGGGACGTACGGCCCAGCGGGCGGCGAACACCACGGCTCCGACACCGATGAGCACCATGCCGAAGGTCTTGTCCTCCTCGGCGATCCGCTTGTCCTGCTCGGCCTCGAACCTGGCGTCCCGCGCGGACTGATCGGCCTCGTAGCCGAGGGTGTCGGCCCAGTCGGCAGCCGAGGCGTCGATGGCCTCTTGGTCGGCGGTGACGCTGTCGCTGTCGGCCTGGAGGTAGATGATCAGTCCGATCGCGGCGATGACCAGCCCCAGCAGGGTGAGTGCGAGGCGTGCTCGTCTTCTTGCTCTGCTCATCGTCTCCCCACACGAATGTCGTTGCAGCATGCATCATGCCGCGTCCACCTCGTCATGTGAACGTCTCGTGGCCGTTCCGTGCTCAAGATGAGTGGAGTGCCCGCGGTCGGCCGTGCGGGCGAGGAAGTGCCCGGGTCGCTCGACCTCCTTCTGTGCGACGGGCGTTCACGTGGGCTCGGTGTCGGGGACGTACTCGTCGGCGTGCTCGCCGGTGACCAGGTACACCACGCGACGTGCGAACGAGACGGCGTGGTCGGCGAAGCGTTCGTAGTAGCGGCCGACCAGCGTGACGTCGACGGCCGTCTCCACGCCGTGCTGCCACCGGTCGTCCAGCAGGTGCTGGAAGATCATGCGGTGCAGCTCGTCCATGCGGTCGTCCTCCTGCTCCAACCGGAGGGCGGCCTCCACGTCCAGGGTGAGGAGCGCTTCGGCGGCCTGAGCCATCAGGCGCTGGGCGAGCTGTCCCATCTCCAGGACGGTGCGGTGCAGGTCCCCCGGCACGGCACGGTCGGGGTAGCGCCGCCGGGCGAGCTTCGCCACGTGCGCGGCGAGGTCGCCGCAGCGTTCGAGGTCCGCGCTCATCCGCAGGGAGGTGACGACGGTCCGCAGGTCCGTCGCGACCGGTTGCTGCCGGGCGAGTACGGCGATGGCCCGGTCTTCGAGGTCCCGCTGCAGGTCGTCGACCTCGGTGTCGCCGGAGATGACGCTCTCGGCGAGGGTGAGGTCGGCGTCCAGGAGGGCGGTGGTGGCGCGGCCGATCGCCGAGCCGACCAGGCGGCTCATCTCCATGAGGCCGGCGGCGAGCGAGGCCAGCTCCTCGTGGTAGGCCCCTCGCATCGAACTCCTCCTCCTGAGGTGGGTCTCGTCCCTCCTGCCAGGCTCCCACAGCCGTCCGCCGGGCTCCCGTCGCCGGGTCGGCGAAGATCGGTTCTCCTGTGGTCTACGGCAGTCCGGCGTGGTGCGCCATCACGCGCAGGGCTTCGTCCAGCGCCTGCCGCTGCTCCCACGTCAGGCCGGCCACGAGGTCATCGTCCAGGGCACGTGCCATGGACGTGCACCGGTCCAGCAGGCCGTGTGAGTCCGGCAACCGCCCAGACCGTACGGCTCCGTCGTCGCTCCCGTCCTCGTCGTGGCCGGCCTGGCGCAGATCGGCGACGCCGGGAGCGGTGTGGGGCGGGGCAACACGGCGTCCGGCACCTCGCGTAGGCGCGTGGTGGTTCCCACGCCCACTGAGCTTCAGGCATGGGCTCCGTCACCTTCAGTTCTGACGGACGATGGACGCGTTCAAGGCCGTGGCGAAGGCGGACCATGCCGCGTAGGGGAGCAGGGCGGCGGCCGCTGTCCGGTCGGTTCGTGCCACGCGGCGGATGAGTTCCACGTTGCTGACGTCGAGCAGCACCGTGCCGAGCAAGCCTGCCCTGGTGCTGCGCAGGCCGAAGAACAGCCGGCTCCACCCCGCGTTCAGAGTGAGGTTGACCGCCAGGCTCGCGGCCAGCAGTCCGCGTTCCCGCCGGTGGGAGGCGGTGTCCAGCGCACGGCCGCCTGCGTAGGCGATCGTCGCGTACAACGGTGTCCAGACGGCGCCGAAGGCCCGGGGCGGCGGTTCCCACAGGGGCTTGCGCAGGGACCGGTACCAGTCGCCGTCGGCGTCGACGGCTCGCGCGCTCGTGGCGGCAGCGGCGGCGACGGCCGCACCGGTGGCGGCGAAGCACGGCCAGGATCCTGTCCATCGCCGGTTGCCGCCGTGCCGCCTGATCAGCCTCATGCTGCTAGTGCTTCCCCGAAGGCGACGCTCGTACCGGTCGCGGTCGCGCTTCTCACCGTATGCACGGCCGCTACGCCGTCCGGGTAAAGGGGGATGCCGGGCGGCACCCCGGAAGGCGCCCCGCCCCCTGTCGACGGGTACGGCTCACGGCGACGCCGGGCGGACACGGTGACCCTCGCGACCAAAGATGATCTTGGCTGACGGCGTGGGGACGTCGTCCGCGAGCGCCAGGGCCTCATCAGGAGATACCAGCAGGCCTCCGGCCTGGACTCCGACGGTGTCGTCGGCCCGGTGACCGGTGGCCGCATGTACTGGGCGTGGATCGCCGGTGACCTCGACGGCCCGGCCTGCTACCAGGCGATGCCCACCCAGTCGTAGCCTCACCGACGGTGCCGGGGCGGCGGCAGGTCGTGCTGCCGCCCCGGCCGCGCCGCGCCACCGCCTACGCATCCGGATCCCAGCCGCGGAGCAGCTCGAACCGACCGTGATCGCCGTCAAGTCGGCCCCACCATGTCGCCCCTCGCCCAGGTGCCGCACCAAATCGAACAGCGTTCACTCGGGGCAGGTCGGTACCCGCACCTCGAGACCGGGCGCGGAGGCGACCGCGGTACAGAAGTCGCCTTCGGCGACCGTGGAGGAAATCTGGTCCAACCAGTTGACCAGTGGCCCACCTCCGTCCACCCTGTGCGTCATGACCGAGCGACACATCCGGCGCGAGGCGGTTTCGGACCAGCTTTTCGCCGTACTGCGCGACAGGATCCTCGGCGGTGGCCTGCCTCCCGGCTCCCCCCTCACCGCCGAACGTGACCTGGCGGCCGAGTTCGGCGTGAACCGGCACGCGGTGCGCGAGGCCGTCAAACGGCTTCAGCAGGCCCGGCTGGTCGAGGTCAGCCACGGGGGTCGCACGCTCGTCCTGGACTGGCGGCGCAGTGCCGGCCTCGACCTCGCCGTCGGGATCGCCGCGTCCGACGGCGGACCCTCGGTCGCGGACCTGGCACGCGACGCCTTGGAGATGCGGGCGTGCATCGGCGCGGACGCCGCCCGGCTGTGCGCGATCCGGTGTTCGGAGTCGACCGCCCGGGAGATCGTCGAGGCGGCGTGGCGGTACGCGCGCAGCGGGCCCGATCTGGAGGAACTCGGCCTGGCGGACGTCGCCTGGTGGCGGCTGATCGTGGAGGGGGCCGCGAACATCGCCTACCTCCTGGCCTTCAACAGCCTGGTGGACGGCACGCTCCCGGTCGCCGACGTACCGGACGACCTGCGGACCGCCGAACTGCTCGACGTGGAGACGCATGTGCGGCTCGCCGAACTCATCGCGGCACGCGAGTCCGAGGCGGCCGAGAGACTGGCGCGCGAGCTGCTGTCCCGCAGTGTGCCTTCGACGCCCCGGAAGGCGGTGCGCTGACATGATCCCCACCGTGGTCTACGCGATACCGGCGTTCGTGCTGCTGGTGGTCGTGGAGGCACTCTCCTACCGTTTCCTGCCGGACGACGACGAGCGCGGGTACGAGCTGCGGGACACCGTCACCAGCATGTCCATGGGCGCCGGGAGCCAGGTCATCGCGGTGCCGTGGAAGGTCGTGACGCTCGTGCTGTACGCGGCCCTGTTCACCGTCGCCCCCTGGCACCTCTCCGCGTCCTCGGCATGGACCTGGCTGCTGCTGTTCTTCGCCGACGATCTGGCGTACTACGCCTTCCACCGCGCCCACCACCGGGTGCGGGTGCTGTGGGCGAGCCATGTGGTCCACCACTCCAGCGTCCGTTTCAACCTCTCCACCGCCCTGCGCCAGAGCTGGACTCCGATGACGGGCCTGCCGTTCTGGCTGCCCCTGGCGCTGCTCGGCATCCCACCCTGGATGATCCTGCTCCAGCAGGCCTTCAGTCTGGTCTACCAGTTCTTCCTGCACACCGAGCGGGTGGACAGGCTGTGGCGGCCGGTGGAGTGGTTCTTCAACACGCCCTCCCACCACCGTGTCCATCACGGCTCCAACAACGCGTACCTGGACCGCAACTACGGCGGCATCCTCATCCTCTGGGACCGGCTCTTCCGCACCTTCGAACCGGAGGGCGAGCGCGTGGTGTACGGCCTCACGAAGAACATCGACACCCACAACCCGGTGCGGGTCGCCTTCCACGAGTTCGCCTCGGCGTGGAGCGACGTCCGCACGGCCCGTCGCTGGCGCGACCGCGCCGGCTATCTGTTCGGCCCGCCCGGGTGGGTGCCGGACGCGAAGGGGTGAGAAGGCACCGCCGAAGCACCGGCTGCGGGCCGGGCCCGCGGCGGCGGTGCCTGGAGGCGGGGGACCGGGAAGCGGGGAGTCGCGCGCGAACGGTGGCGATGTCGGACCTGTGCGTCGCGCGAAACCGCTGGCGGAGCACCTTGCGCAAGGGTTCCCGCACCTCCTCGACGGCTTCATGCATGTCACGTAGACGGTGGACAGCCTTCGGGTGTCGGCCCGGTCGGCTGCCTGGAGCCGCTGGTCGGCCAGTGCGAAGAAGGCCCGTTAGTCGTCGGCGTCCACGTCGTTTCCGGCCAGACAGGCGGAGAACGAGCGGTAGGCGCGGTTCACCTTCGGATCGCTCCGGAGGCGCGCCACCCGGGCGAACCACTCGGGCGCCGCCGAAGCCGTGGGCCCGCAGGTAGTCACCGCCGCGTACGCGGAGGGCGGCGGTTCCGCGACGGTGACCATCTGGGGGGAGGACGGCGGACTCCCGCCGGCCCGCTGCTGAGCGCCCTCCGCCTTACGAACCGATGACCTGGTGGCGCGAACGGTGTCCGTACGGCCGTGCGGTACGAGACCCTGGGTCCTCGGCGCCGGTCAGGCAGGGCGTCGTCGCGGTACAGGGAAGCGGCTGCCGCGAAGGGGCGCTCCGGGCCGACCCCGGGGCGCCCCGCCGCATGCCACCCCACCCACGCCCCGGGGCCCGCCGGCCCGGCCGTCATGACGTGAGCGGCTGGCGCATGTCCAGGTAGCAGCGCAGCCGGACGCCCACCTGCCCGGGCCCCCGGCTCGCACGTTCGACGGCGGTGATGGCCCACATCGAGGCCAGAGCGGCGTGGAAGGCGAACGCGGTCCGGTCGTCGGCGGCCGCGATGTCGACCACCACCAGGCCGGGCTCCGCCACGTGCACCTCGTGAATCACATCCATGACCGGAACGACGCCTTCCGGGGTGTGGGGGGTTCGTCCGGGGCTCACCTTTCACCCGGTTGGACACCTCGGGCACACCACTGCGCCCGGCTCACAGGACCCGCTGCCGGCGTCCGAGCCACGTCTGGGCGACGACCACGGCCGCCAGGAAGGCCCCGCTGACCACCTGTTGGTAGGCGGAGTCCAGTGAACCGATCTGGTTGATGACGTTCTGGATCACCTTCAGCAGGGCCACGCCCACCAGCGAGCCGCTGATGAAACCGAAGCCACCGGTGAGCAGCGTGCCTCCGATGACCACGGCCGAGATGGCCTCCAGCTCCATGCCGGAGCCGAGGATGGTCACCCCCGACACGAGCCACGCGGCGTTCAGCGCACCGGCGAGACCCGCGCACAGCCCCGACAGGGTGTACACCGCGACCTTCGTCCGGGCCACGGGCGCGCCCATCAGGGCGGCCGCGTCCTCGTTGCCGCCCACCGCGTACACGTACTGGCCGAAGCGGCTGCGCCGGAGCACCACGGATCCCGCCACGAACAGCGCCACGGTGATCCACACCGGCACGCCGACACCGAGCAGGGAGCCCTGGCCGAGCTTCGCGAAGAACGAGTCCGTCTCCACGAGATAGGTGCGTGAGCCCTCGTCGGTCAGCGCGAGCAGCACACCGCGCGCCCCGAGCATGGCGGCCAGGGTGACGATGAACGGGGCCAGCCCGGAGCGCGCGATCAGCAGTCCGTTCACCAGTCCGACGAGCCCGCAGACCGCGAGCGGCAGCAGCAGCGCCACCACGGTGCCGTACTGCGACCCCCACGCGGCGAGGACACCCCCCAGAGCGAACAGGGAGCCGACGGACAGGTCGATCCCGCCGGTGACGATGACGAAGGTCATGCCGAGGGCGACGACGGCGAGGAAGGCCGACGACAGCGCCATGTTCGCCAGGTTGTCGCCGGTCAGGAAGGTGTCGAAGCCGAGCGACGCGGCGGCCATGGCGATCACCAGGGTGACCAGCGCGCCGTGCTGCTGGGCGAGCGCGCTCAGGCGCTCGGATCGAGTCGCACCGGGTGGCGCGTCCTGGGTGACGGCGGCGGTCGTGGTTCCCATGGCTGCCTCCCCGGTGTCGGTGGTCATCGCTTCCTCCGTTCGCGCGCCGCGTAGACGGCACCGACGATCACCACGGCCTGCGCGATCTGTGTCCACGACGGGGGCAGGTCGTGCTTGATGAGCGTGGTGGTGAGCAGCTGGATCAGCAGGGCGCCCGCGACCGTGCCGCCGATCCGGACCCGGCCGCCGCTGAGCGGGGTGCCGCCGACGACCACCGCGGTGATGGCGGACAGTTCCATCAGCGTGCCCAGGGAGGTGGGGTCGCTCGCGGTGAGCCGGGCCGTGGCCAGGACACCCGCGACCGCCGCCAGGGCGCCCGAGCAGACGTAGACGATGACGAGGACCCGTCGCACGGGCAGGCCCGCGAGGCGCGCCGCCGGCCGGCTGTCGCCGATGGCGAGCAGCTGACGGCCGAATGTGGAGCGCTTGACGGCGAACGCCACCAGCAGCGCGAGCACGACCGCGATGAGGACCAGGTACGGGACGCCCAGCACGTCACCGGAGCCGAGAGAGGCCATGCCGGGATCGTGGACGTCCTTGAGCTGGGGGAGCAGGACCAGGGCGAGACCACGGGACCCGACCATCAGGGCGAGCGTGGCCACGATGGGCTGCACTCCCATGAAAGCGATCAGCGCCCCGTTGGCCGCCCCGACCAGCATGCCCCCGGCCACGGCGATCAGTGTGGCGATCCACGGCCCGTAGCCCAGGTAGAGCGACAACAGCGAGGTGGACAGGGCCATGACGGAACCGACGGACAGGTCCACTCCCTCGGTGCCGATCGCGAGGGCCATGCCCAGGGCGACGATCAGCACGGGGGCGACCTGTACGGCCTGGGTGCGGAAGTTCTCGGCGGAGGCGAAGTGCGGTGTGAAGGCGAAGTTGAACAGCAGCAGCACCACGACTCCGCCGTAGACCCCGTAGTTCTGCAGCAGGCGCAGCGCCCGGTCGCGGTCCACCGTGCCGCGGGCGAGGCTCAGATCAGTCACGGGCTGCTCCTTCGGGTACGTCGGCGATCGCGCGCAGCAGTTCGTCCTCGGTGACGGCGTCACCGGTGAGTTCCCGCACCACCGCACCGTCCCGGAGGACGACCACGCGGTCACTGCCCTCGATCAGCTCCTCGGTGTCCGAGGAGATCAGCAGGACGGCCAGACCCTCGCCGGCGAGTTCGTCGACGAGGGCCTGCACCTCCGCCTTGGCTCCCACGTCGATCCCGCGCGTGGGCTCGTCCAGCAGCAGCACCTTCGGGTGCAGGGCGAGCCAGCGGGCCAGGAGCACCTTCTGCTGGTTGCCGCCCGAGAGTTCGCCGACCTTCTGGTGCGGGCTGGAGGCCTTGATACGCAGCCGCTTCATGAACGTCTCCACGACGCGGTCGATACGGGCGTCGTCCACCAGCCCGAAGCGCGACAGGCCCGGCAGCGCGGCGAGCGCGATGTTCTCCCGCACCGACAGGCCCGGCACGATGCCCTCGGTCTTGCGGTCCTCGGGCAGCAGACTGATCCCGGCCCGGATCGCCGCCGGGGTGGACCCGGCGCGCACCGGCGCGCCAGCCACCACGACCCGGCCGCCGTCGACGGGCAGGGCGCCCGCGATGGCCTTGGCGGTCTCGCTGCGCCCGGAGCCGAGCAGCCCGCCGAGCCCGACCACCTCTCCGGGGCGCAGCGACAGCGAGACGTCACACAGCCGATGACGAACCGTCAACCCTCGTGCCGTCAACACCGGTTCGGCCGCCGTTTCGTGGGACCCGCTGAACTTCGTCAGGCCCTCGCGGCGTACCTCGCCGATCTCCCGCCCGAGCATCAGCCCCACCAGATGCAGCCGGTCGAGGTCGGCGAGGCGGCCGGTGTGCGCGACCCGGCCGTCGCGCAGGACGGTGACCGCGTCGCAGATCTCGTACAGCTCGTCCATGCGGTGGCTGACATAGACGACCGCGATGCCGCGCTCGCGCAGGGTGCGGATCACCTCGAACAGCGTCCGCACCTCGCGGGGCTCCAGCGACGAGGTGGGTTCGTCCATGATCACGACTCGTGCGTCGATGGCCACGGCCCGGGCGAGGGCGACCATCTGCTGGGCACCGACGCCGAGCTCACGCAGGGGACGGCGTACGTCGACCCGGATGCCGAGGCCGCGCAGGGTCTCGTCCGCCTCGCGGTGCATACGGCCGAAGTCGATCAGGCGCAGCCGGTTGCGCGGCTCGCGGCCGAGCAGGAGGTTACGGGCCACGCTCATCAGCGGGACGAGGTTGACCTCCTGGTAGATGGTGGAGATGCCCGCCTGCTGGGCCTGCAGGGGAGTGGTGAAACGGACCGGGGCGCCGTCGTAGGTGACCTCACCGGCGTCGGGCAGGTGGACGCCGGTGAGGACCTTGATCAGGGTGGACTTGCCGGCGCCGTTCTCGCCGACGAGGGCGTGCACCTCCCCGGCCCGGGCGGTGAAGTCCACGTCGGACAGCGCCCGCACGCCGGGGAAGGTCTTGCACAGTCCGGTGACCGCGAGCATCTCAGTAGGCCTTGCCCAGGTCGGACTTGGCGTTGCTCTCGGTGTAGGAGCTGTCCTGGATGACGATGTCCTGAGACACCTTCTGGCCCTGGGTGAAGGTGTCCAGGGTCTGGAACGCCAGCGGCCCGAAGCGCGGGTTGGACTCGACGACGCCGTGTATCCAGCCGTCCACGATGCCCTGCACGGCGTTGCGGGTACCGTCGATCGTCACGATCTTGACCTCGCCGGGCTTCTTGCCGGCCCCCTTGAGGGCGTTGACGGCGCCGAGTCCCATCTCGTCGTTCTCGGCGTAGACACCCTTGATCCCCGGCTTGGACTGGA of the Streptomyces sp. 1222.5 genome contains:
- a CDS encoding alkaline phosphatase PhoX, with the protein product MSATRRQVLAGTGALGAGIAFTGALSELFAGTAAAHGLGHTGYGPLVPDPNGLLDLPKGFRYHVLSREGDRLRSGEGRVPSNHDGMAAFAGGGGRTHLVRNHENRVTAAIAVPTVEGLTYDPAGKGGCTALTLDADRRVLSERVAIAGTAVNCAGGRTPWNTWLTCEETEDRAGTNGYTKDHGFIFEVHPTDPLRTGAVPLTAMGRFQHEAIAIDPHKGVVYETEDAFEKPFGLFYRFLPDKPLGGVGSLRAGGRLQAMRVPGVPDLSTVQETGARFDGIEWVDVPDPLAASTPTRLQDYGPGGITHAQKLEGCYWGGSCVYFVSSFARSADGSTADHYGQIWRYDPARRRLTLVVVFGPDTDVQLPGESPDNICLAPGGGLMVCEDGNGAQHVFGVTRKGEVYAMARGRQNIGTADKPEWGEFAGVTFAPDGRTMYVNCYTPGTTFAVTGPWRR
- a CDS encoding DUF6207 family protein, with product MDVIHEVHVAEPGLVVVDIAAADDRTAFAFHAALASMWAITAVERASRGPGQVGVRLRCYLDMRQPLTS
- a CDS encoding FadR/GntR family transcriptional regulator; translation: MTERHIRREAVSDQLFAVLRDRILGGGLPPGSPLTAERDLAAEFGVNRHAVREAVKRLQQARLVEVSHGGRTLVLDWRRSAGLDLAVGIAASDGGPSVADLARDALEMRACIGADAARLCAIRCSESTAREIVEAAWRYARSGPDLEELGLADVAWWRLIVEGAANIAYLLAFNSLVDGTLPVADVPDDLRTAELLDVETHVRLAELIAARESEAAERLARELLSRSVPSTPRKAVR
- a CDS encoding TspO/MBR family protein; the protein is MRLIRRHGGNRRWTGSWPCFAATGAAVAAAAATSARAVDADGDWYRSLRKPLWEPPPRAFGAVWTPLYATIAYAGGRALDTASHRRERGLLAASLAVNLTLNAGWSRLFFGLRSTRAGLLGTVLLDVSNVELIRRVARTDRTAAAALLPYAAWSAFATALNASIVRQN
- a CDS encoding ABC transporter permease, whose product is MGTTTAAVTQDAPPGATRSERLSALAQQHGALVTLVIAMAAASLGFDTFLTGDNLANMALSSAFLAVVALGMTFVIVTGGIDLSVGSLFALGGVLAAWGSQYGTVVALLLPLAVCGLVGLVNGLLIARSGLAPFIVTLAAMLGARGVLLALTDEGSRTYLVETDSFFAKLGQGSLLGVGVPVWITVALFVAGSVVLRRSRFGQYVYAVGGNEDAAALMGAPVARTKVAVYTLSGLCAGLAGALNAAWLVSGVTILGSGMELEAISAVVIGGTLLTGGFGFISGSLVGVALLKVIQNVINQIGSLDSAYQQVVSGAFLAAVVVAQTWLGRRQRVL
- a CDS encoding ABC transporter permease, coding for MTDLSLARGTVDRDRALRLLQNYGVYGGVVVLLLFNFAFTPHFASAENFRTQAVQVAPVLIVALGMALAIGTEGVDLSVGSVMALSTSLLSLYLGYGPWIATLIAVAGGMLVGAANGALIAFMGVQPIVATLALMVGSRGLALVLLPQLKDVHDPGMASLGSGDVLGVPYLVLIAVVLALLVAFAVKRSTFGRQLLAIGDSRPAARLAGLPVRRVLVIVYVCSGALAAVAGVLATARLTASDPTSLGTLMELSAITAVVVGGTPLSGGRVRIGGTVAGALLIQLLTTTLIKHDLPPSWTQIAQAVVIVGAVYAARERRKR
- a CDS encoding SHOCT domain-containing protein, with protein sequence MSRARRRARLALTLLGLVIAAIGLIIYLQADSDSVTADQEAIDASAADWADTLGYEADQSARDARFEAEQDKRIAEEDKTFGMVLIGVGAVVFAARWAVRPEAGATVKSAPPMPVFAPAAPPSPADEIAKLAALRDQGVLTDAEFEQRKQRLLST
- the phoU gene encoding phosphate signaling complex protein PhoU produces the protein MRGAYHEELASLAAGLMEMSRLVGSAIGRATTALLDADLTLAESVISGDTEVDDLQRDLEDRAIAVLARQQPVATDLRTVVTSLRMSADLERCGDLAAHVAKLARRRYPDRAVPGDLHRTVLEMGQLAQRLMAQAAEALLTLDVEAALRLEQEDDRMDELHRMIFQHLLDDRWQHGVETAVDVTLVGRYYERFADHAVSFARRVVYLVTGEHADEYVPDTEPT
- a CDS encoding sterol desaturase family protein, encoding MIPTVVYAIPAFVLLVVVEALSYRFLPDDDERGYELRDTVTSMSMGAGSQVIAVPWKVVTLVLYAALFTVAPWHLSASSAWTWLLLFFADDLAYYAFHRAHHRVRVLWASHVVHHSSVRFNLSTALRQSWTPMTGLPFWLPLALLGIPPWMILLQQAFSLVYQFFLHTERVDRLWRPVEWFFNTPSHHRVHHGSNNAYLDRNYGGILILWDRLFRTFEPEGERVVYGLTKNIDTHNPVRVAFHEFASAWSDVRTARRWRDRAGYLFGPPGWVPDAKG
- a CDS encoding FG-GAP-like repeat-containing protein; this translates as MGIRRPALATAAAAALIGAFTVPLAAGTASAGEAAAPVREDFNGDGFQDLAVAAPAATVGGHTWAGYIAISYGSANGLGPARTTVITQDTPGVPGTSADNSGFGYELFPRDLDGDGVTDLAVATHEYQPADNIGGSVIILWGRTTGLSGTGAVRVPAPANAFVGEDITAGDFDGDGHTDLFLSDAEDYDVRAVLYGPFDRGGAPAREQRLTVFSTDNTICSTAAGDFDGDGIDDLATFYVYEDHAEGGKLWLGTDHGLSTVPQRLNSANAAAVGDFDKDGYADLATRVYPNGETYLEEDPGTIKIYYGSPTGPSTTRTKTITQETPGVPGASEKGDQFGGRLSAGDVNGDGYTDLAVGVPGEAIGTVTKAGSVVLLEGGRSGLTGTGAQAFHQNTPGVPGAVEKGDVFGGSVRLLDVTGDRKADLAAGAPGENLGTVVNGGALWLLRGTASGLTAAKAFAENPVDLRAPSAKAEFGENLGGDNGPVQLIP